The DNA window ATGAGGCGGAGCCGATCGTCTCGCACGGGCCCCTCCTCCACGGGTTCGGACTGCGCGTGCAGCAGCGCGGCCTGGGCGTACTTGTCCGACCGGGCGGACTCGCGCCGCAGCCGGTCGATCGCGCGGTTCCGCGCGGTGGTGATGATCCAGCCCGCCGGGCTCGGCGGCACACCCGCCGAAGGCCAGAGTTCAACCGCGCGAGCGAACGCGTCCTGCACCGCCTCCTCGGCGACGTCGATGTCGCCGAAGACGCGCACCAGAACGGAGACCGCGCGCCCGTACTCGGCGGCGAAGATCCGGGAGATCTCGGCGGTCATGCCTCGGCTTCGCCGTCGAACGGACGGACCTCGATCGCCAACGGAGTCAGGATCGCGGCCAGCTTCCGTCCCCACCCCAAGGCCTCGTCGAGGTCCGACGCCCGGATGACCGTGAAGCCGCCGAGCACCTCCTTGCCCTCGGCGAACGGCCCATCGGTCGTCACCACCACACCGTCCTGCGCCCGCAGAACCGTCGCCGTGGTCGGCGGGTGCAGCCCACCCGCGAACACCCAGGCACCGGCAGCCTGCATCTCCGCGTTCAGCTGAGCGAGCTCGGCCATCACCGGCGCGAGCTCGGCCTCGGACGGCGCGCCCTCATACGACATGTTGATGCTCAGTAGGTACTGCTTCATGCGCCAACCCCTTCGGCAGCAGGAACTTCGTCACTGTCTACACGAAAGAGCAAAGAGCAGATCGACAGCGTCAGGAAAGTTGGGTCAGCAACAGGATGCCGAGCCCGTTCACGGCCCAGTGCAGGCCAGCGCTGGCGAGCAGGCTGCCGCTGCGGCGCCGAATCTCGCACAGCACCAGGCCGGCGAGGCACGTGAACGCGACCGCGAGCCCGACGAACGCGAGCGGCGGGAGGATCGTCCACTCCACCGTCGTCGACTCCTGGCGCAGGCTCGGCAGCACATGCCACGCGGCGAACAACACCGACGACAGCAGGCTGCTCACCACCGCGCCGCGATGCCGTTGCAGCAACCCGAGCAGAACGCCGCGGAACGCTATCTCCTCGATCAACACCGTTCCGAGCGGTACGAGAACGAGCATCGCCAACCACGCCGAGCCCGACGACTCGAGCTGGACCGACACCGCTGTCAACAACGCCTTGCCGAACGGCACGAAGAGAGTCACCGCGTAACCCACGGCCACCACCCCGACGAGCAGCAACGTGTAGACCGCTCCGCGGCGCAGCGACCGGCGCGCCAATCCCAGCTCGTCCCACGTCAGCCCCGCACGCCTCGCCAGAAACACCAGCAACATGGCTACCAGAGGCGCCGCCACCAGCCCGGCGACCGCCGGACCGAAGCGCAGGATCAGGTGCACACCAGCGAGGAGCAGGACGACGACGGTCAGCAGCGCGATCGACCGCTGCCGGCGCGACGACAGCCACGGGCGGGACAAAGTGGCCGTTAGGGACGCTCTCACCACGCCAGCATTCCCACGCAGCGCCGAACAACACACCGGACCTGCGTCAAGGAGCCCCCTTGGCGTTGACATCGGAGCGGCCGACGCCCGCCTGACTCGATAACGTCGCCTGCGTGCCCACCCTAGGCGAGTCGGAGCCGCTCGGCTTGGCCAGGTCCGGCGAGCAGGCTCGTCAGGTACGAGCCGACTCCCGCTCGGTGACGAACTTCCGCAGGCCCGGCGTCGAGACCGCCACCGCGAGAACGGCGAGTACGCACAGCACGCCGCCGGACACCAGGGCCACCAGCCCGGACGTCGCACCCGCCACCACCCCGCCGCGGACGTTGCCGAGGTCCGGCCCGGCCACGCCCACGATCTGCTCGGCGGCGAAAACCCTTCCCCGCAAGGCATCTGGCGTACTCAGCTGGATGATCGTGCTGCGCGACACGACCGTCATGGTGTCCGCCGCACCCGCGACAGCGAGGAACACGAGCCCGAGCCAGGGTTGAGAGGAGAGGCCGAACAGCGCCAACGCCACGCCCCAGCCGGCCGAGCCGACGAGCATCACGACGCCCGGCCGCGGGAGCCTGGTGAACGTACCCGAGAACGCCGAAGCGCCCACTCCGCCGACGGCGATCGCGGTGAGGAAGAGTCCCAATGTCCTTGGGTCGTTGCCGAATCGTTCGGCGTTGATCAACGGGAACAAGCTGAGCGGCATCGAGAACAGCGTCGCGGCGAGGTCGGTGGCGAGCGCGCCACGTACCAACGGGCTGCGGACGATGAACGCCAGCCCGTCGACGATCCCCGAGAGTCCGGGCCGCGGCACGTCACCGGTCGCACGCATCGCGGGGAGGCCGAACGCGCCGATGAACGCGCAACCGAACGACACCGCGTCGACCAGATAACAGGCACCGACACCCCACCAGCCGATGACCAAGCCGCCGAGGGCGGGACCTATCAACATCGTGCCCTGGAAGGAGATTCTGTTCAGCGCGAGGCCGGCGGCGGCCTGCTGCGGGGGCAGCAAATGTGGGATGAACGTGCGCGCCGCGGGTCCCGCGCCGGCGCCGAACGCCGCCTGGGTCGCGACGATCGCGAGGACGATGAGC is part of the Tenggerimyces flavus genome and encodes:
- a CDS encoding YciI family protein, which produces MKQYLLSINMSYEGAPSEAELAPVMAELAQLNAEMQAAGAWVFAGGLHPPTTATVLRAQDGVVVTTDGPFAEGKEVLGGFTVIRASDLDEALGWGRKLAAILTPLAIEVRPFDGEAEA
- a CDS encoding CPBP family intramembrane glutamic endopeptidase, with amino-acid sequence MRASLTATLSRPWLSSRRQRSIALLTVVVLLLAGVHLILRFGPAVAGLVAAPLVAMLLVFLARRAGLTWDELGLARRSLRRGAVYTLLLVGVVAVGYAVTLFVPFGKALLTAVSVQLESSGSAWLAMLVLVPLGTVLIEEIAFRGVLLGLLQRHRGAVVSSLLSSVLFAAWHVLPSLRQESTTVEWTILPPLAFVGLAVAFTCLAGLVLCEIRRRSGSLLASAGLHWAVNGLGILLLTQLS
- a CDS encoding MFS transporter, giving the protein MGVRHAFLDLTPLRTSRPFRRLLIGQTFSGFGGQLAVVAVMFQVWQLTESPVWTGAVGIAHAAPLLAFGLFAGNLIDRLDRRKFYLAAITGQAVCSAVLAIQALAGNDQVLIVLAIVATQAAFGAGAGPAARTFIPHLLPPQQAAAGLALNRISFQGTMLIGPALGGLVIGWWGVGACYLVDAVSFGCAFIGAFGLPAMRATGDVPRPGLSGIVDGLAFIVRSPLVRGALATDLAATLFSMPLSLFPLINAERFGNDPRTLGLFLTAIAVGGVGASAFSGTFTRLPRPGVVMLVGSAGWGVALALFGLSSQPWLGLVFLAVAGAADTMTVVSRSTIIQLSTPDALRGRVFAAEQIVGVAGPDLGNVRGGVVAGATSGLVALVSGGVLCVLAVLAVAVSTPGLRKFVTERESART